Proteins from a genomic interval of Demetria terragena DSM 11295:
- a CDS encoding class I SAM-dependent methyltransferase has protein sequence MASEHPGHDRVRDAYDVVATDYAAAMRDELDDKPLDRALLSAVVEMARGGPIVDIGCGPGQVAGHLAALGGEVLGVDISASMIEIARAEQPEAEFEVGSMTDLQQSDASIAAAVLMYSIIHLSPADRDYAIREVRRILRPGGIALLAFHIRSEEFAAGEVNHLTSWFGHSVDVEGYFLEPEVVLNDLARHGLDIVSIMTRLPHPQVEFPSERAYVIAQRPED, from the coding sequence ATGGCTTCTGAGCACCCCGGTCACGACCGGGTCCGCGATGCGTATGACGTCGTCGCCACCGACTATGCGGCGGCGATGCGCGACGAGTTGGACGACAAACCGTTAGATCGCGCCCTGCTTTCAGCAGTCGTCGAGATGGCGCGCGGCGGCCCGATCGTCGACATCGGCTGCGGCCCAGGTCAGGTCGCTGGGCATCTCGCCGCGCTCGGAGGCGAAGTGCTCGGCGTGGATATTTCGGCGTCGATGATCGAGATCGCACGCGCCGAGCAGCCCGAGGCGGAGTTCGAGGTCGGCTCCATGACCGATCTACAGCAGTCAGATGCCTCCATCGCAGCAGCCGTCTTGATGTACTCCATCATCCACCTGTCCCCTGCTGACCGCGACTATGCAATCCGCGAGGTCAGGCGGATACTCCGGCCTGGGGGAATTGCCTTGCTGGCCTTCCACATACGCAGTGAGGAGTTCGCAGCAGGCGAGGTCAACCACCTGACGTCATGGTTTGGGCACAGCGTCGATGTTGAGGGCTACTTCCTTGAACCTGAGGTTGTGCTCAACGACCTCGCACGGCATGGACTCGACATCGTGTCGATCATGACGCGCCTGCCGCACCCCCA
- the fahA gene encoding fumarylacetoacetase: protein MTTSTPSTSWLDLPVDHPYGLATLPYGVFSLPHEDPRVGVRIGDFVLDASAVAAYGDPGDGPDLAKAWRTPSLNAFLDLGAPVWAIAREWLTEVLSNPVHRERTAPHLIPINNVDLHLPIVVADYVDFYASEHHATNVGSIFRPDSEALTPNWKHLPIGYHGRAGTVVVSGTDVVRPIGQRKPPTEPAPLFGPSMRLDIEAELGFVVGGATQLGTRVSVDDAGAHLFGVVPFNDWSARDIQAWEYVPLGPFLGKSFASSIGAWITPLAALEHAKTALPQQDPKPLDYLLGRDLYGLDIDIEVSLNGTVVSRPPYASMYWSPTQMLAHLTVNGASLRSGDLFASGTVSGPEDDQRGSLLELTWSGKEPLALPDGTTREFLEDGDTVTMTYTAAGQGDSRIALGEVTGTILPAVPID, encoded by the coding sequence ATGACCACTTCCACTCCGTCGACCAGTTGGCTCGACCTGCCGGTCGACCACCCGTACGGCCTGGCCACTCTCCCCTATGGCGTCTTTTCCCTCCCGCACGAGGACCCTCGTGTGGGTGTGCGTATCGGCGACTTCGTGCTCGACGCGAGCGCCGTTGCAGCATATGGCGACCCGGGTGACGGCCCCGACCTCGCGAAGGCGTGGCGCACCCCCTCCCTGAACGCCTTTCTCGACCTTGGCGCACCCGTGTGGGCTATCGCCCGCGAGTGGCTCACTGAGGTCCTGAGCAATCCGGTACACCGCGAGCGGACCGCGCCGCACCTCATCCCAATCAACAACGTCGACCTGCATCTGCCGATCGTCGTGGCCGACTACGTCGACTTCTATGCCAGCGAGCATCACGCCACCAACGTGGGAAGCATCTTCCGCCCGGACAGTGAGGCCCTCACCCCCAACTGGAAGCATTTGCCGATTGGGTACCACGGGCGCGCTGGCACGGTCGTGGTCAGCGGCACGGACGTCGTCCGCCCGATCGGTCAGCGCAAGCCGCCGACTGAGCCGGCGCCACTCTTTGGCCCGAGCATGCGTCTCGATATCGAGGCTGAGTTGGGATTCGTTGTGGGTGGAGCGACGCAACTGGGCACCCGTGTCAGTGTCGACGACGCCGGGGCGCACCTGTTTGGCGTGGTCCCATTCAATGACTGGAGCGCTCGCGACATCCAGGCGTGGGAGTATGTTCCGCTCGGCCCGTTCCTCGGCAAGTCCTTCGCCTCATCCATTGGCGCGTGGATCACGCCGCTCGCCGCGCTAGAGCACGCGAAGACCGCTCTGCCCCAACAGGATCCGAAGCCACTGGACTACCTTCTCGGTCGTGATCTCTACGGACTAGACATTGACATCGAGGTGTCGCTCAACGGCACCGTAGTGTCCCGACCGCCGTACGCGTCGATGTACTGGTCGCCCACGCAGATGCTCGCTCACCTGACCGTGAACGGGGCGAGTCTGCGGTCAGGTGACTTGTTCGCCTCTGGCACGGTCTCTGGCCCCGAAGACGACCAGCGCGGAAGTCTGCTCGAGCTGACCTGGAGCGGGAAGGAGCCACTGGCGCTCCCCGACGGCACGACACGAGAATTCTTGGAGGACGGCGACACCGTGACCATGACCTACACAGCGGCAGGTCAGGGAGATTCCCGAATCGCCCTCGGCGAAGTGACCGGCACCATCCTCCCGGCAGTCCCCATCGACTGA